The genomic stretch GGTTTCTGACCCTCTTGAGATATCATCtcctcccaggcccccaggccagCAAGGCCATTCCACTGGAAGCTGAGGATTCTCTGGGCCACCTTGGTTTCATTCCAGCTTCAGCTCCAGCCACTTGTTTCATGCTAGATGTCAAGAGTTGAAAGCTGTCTGATTAGGCTGCATTTGAGTTGGTAGAACAGTCACTAATTCAGTTCTATGGTTCTTCCATTGCAGCCTAGAGACCCTAGAACTCTGAAtcaggtgggaggaagggaagatgggaaaAGTGCTGGAAAGCAGAATCCCAGAAGGACCCAAATGGGCCTCAATAGAATAATCTTATCTAAAGGCAAGGGCCAAGTTGTCCATAAATGAGCCCTAGGACTGGCCAGCCAGATGAAAAATAGGCCAATGGAGCCTACGTGCTAACTTTCTGCATTTGGTGCTATGACCCAACTCATCTCCCCATTCCTGCAGAGAAACCTGGGACCATGAGGAGCAGCCTGACACTGGTGGGGACCCTCTGGGCCTTCCTGTCTCTTGTTACTGCTGTGGCCAGTTCTACCAGTTACTTCCTGCCTTACTGGCTCTTTGGATCCCAGCTGGGGAAACCAGTGTCATTCAGCACATTCCGGAGGTGCAACTACCCTGtgcggggagaggggcacagtCTGATCATGGTGGAAGAGTGCGGGCGCTATGCCAGCTTCAGTGCCATTCCAAGCCTGGCCTGGCAGATGTGCACGGTGGTGACAGGTGCCGGCTGTGCTCTGCTGCTCCTCGTGGCACTAGCTGCTGTCCTGGGCTGCTGCATGGAGGAACTCATCTCCAGAATGACGGGACGTTGCATGGGAGCAGCACAGTTCGTGGGAGGTAAGACTGTTGCTGGGGTTGGGTAGGTCTTGGAACTtggcggtgggggtgggaagtGTTTCTTCATGGAGAAATCCACTCTCAGCCCCTTCCCTTTATCCAACTCAAAGGCTACGAATGGAGACTCCTTTGAAACACCCAGCCTAGGACTCCCCAAAGTGCCATCTATACCAGGGCTTTATTCGCAGCAAAATTGGCTAGCAGCAAAGTTGATATCTGGTTTGTTAGTCCTCCATTTTCATCACCTTCTTCTGTCTGAACAGTGCTCATTTAATGATATTATCCAGGTCCACTTTCTAGGGACAGCAATGTATACTCTAAATACACTTGATCTCTAAGAGCCTTGATCTCTGGTAGTTATCTCAGAGGACAGTGATCTAATAAACATATAGGCACAAGTCCTCATCACTAACAAGTTTGATGTACAATCCTCACCAAAGAAATACACCTCTAAAAGTGAAATGCTAGGTACCAGACAGACTATAGGTGACTGCTTATTTGGCCTCTATCTAAGGCTAGCCCTGTCTGGTAGCCATTAGCAGTCTATCCCGATTTCTTAGGGCCCTGACCCACCCTACTTATTTTTCCCTCATTCAGTCTCCCTCTAAATTTAGTGCAGAACACCTGGGAGGCTGGTGATGCATAGATGGGCCAGGAAAGGGCCAAATGCAAAAATGGCAGACTGCAGGAAGTCAACAGGGGCAATTTAATTGGAACtttatgagaagaaaaagcaagtttAGACAGACAGGCAAATCTGTGGGtgaatatgtgaattatattttatacctgGATGGCACACTGGGAAAAAGTGCTGGTAGAACCTATTGCTGAAGTGGTGGTTGTTGCTCGTGAAGTTTTAGAATCATTACTCaattcattatcattatcatctcCATTAGCAGTACAGTGTGGGTGACTGGAGCCAGGAAACTTGGATCCCACTTCTGAGTCTTGCCCTGAGTTGCCCTGCGGTCATGGGCAAATGACAGTGACCTTTCCTGGTGCTcatctgccttccttccttgaaTTTGTTCACTGGCAAGATAGTGCAgatcctgattttctttcttctctctaatGACTGTATTCAGGTGGCCATAGAGTGAGGTGGTAGTGGTGAACAAAGACAGCGGTTCTCAACAGGGGCtgattcccaccccaccctggaCATTTGGTAATCTCTTTGAGACACTTTTGATTATCACAACTTGAGAAGTATGCTATTGACATCCAGTGGGTAAAGGTGAGGGAACAAGAACAAGACAGCTTCCCACTTCCAATGACAAAGAAGTACCCAGCACAAAATGTCAATAGGGCCAAGGTCGAGAAACCCTGAGCTAAGATATCATGGTTTCCTGACCTGCTTATTAAAAAACACTGATTCTTTTGGTTGTGCCAGTTAAGGTGATATTTTCTGGTCCCCTCTTTCCTCAGACTCAgtgtaaaagttttaaatatgaaTGAACATTCTAGCCTCCCTTATCTCTGAATTTTTCTACTCTTTAGCTACTAATGATTTCCTGGCCACATTGGAAAGTCATTAGATTAGCTTCTTTCTTCCCCCTTGAGAACCATGGTACAGAACCAATTACTAAGGCTGGTCTAAGCCAATGACTTTGTCTCCCTTTGGGGGCTCTATGGATATCACAAATGAACCTTAAACGGGCTCACTTTTCACCTGAATTCTTAGGCATGCTATAGATAGCTTAGCACTTTTATGGACACATTATTTCAGGAAATGACACTTagctggcagaagaaagagatggtcttttcaacCCATATTTATAGTCTCAGGTCCCAGTTcattgcctggcacagagcaggtgtccAGTAACTGTAAAGGAATGAATGCACAGCTAAGACAATGTTTAGTGTATATTGGGATAAGTTGGACATGTGAGAGCTGGGTTCATTCACATCCTATCCTTTTTTACCAGGCTTCCATTCAGGGGGGTTAGCACCCTGAGtccttttctcttctgatttgagAGTGGCAACTTAGCTTCACTTGAATTTCTAATAGTTGCCAGCAGAGAGTGAGGAGGGGCCAATGGGTAGGAATCAGAAGGCCAGTAGCAACAGCTTCCATCAGACTCCAACCATTAACAGTGGCTCCTGTTCCCAGCTTGCTTGGGCTTGACTGAGACTTTAAGAAACCCTTGTGGTTCTCCATATGATACATTTAATTGATCCTACTTCCTAGGTCGAGAAACTCAAAGGAAATTCTTGAGATATGTGGATAGATCATGGAGCTTTAGACACTCATAGACTGAGTGGGGAAGAACTTTGGCTGAGTGGCGGGTGTCATACAGAGGAAATCAAAACATCAGTACCCTTTTCATCTCATATGATTCCCCATATAGAATGATTCCCCACTGACCCATGCTCATAGGAACATGGTCAAAGTATTTATACTTAGAGGAGGGATTTTAAAGTTCAAGAATAAAACACCATTTGACAGTAGGCATGGAAGGAGTCAAGACCCAAGGCATGGTAGTACAAGGTTTATCCCTGGATATGTGAAAGATATTGGATATGTTGCTAAATTTCaacagcttccccatctgtaacacCAGCCAAATAAGGGTCATTCCTACCACCTTTTTAGGAACTGGTGCCTGTCAAGTTTACATCAGATGTGAGAGAATGGTGAAGACTGCTTGGATGTATCATATTTTCTAGGAGCCCCTTGGCACATTACCATTACCCAAGGGTCTTCAGAGACCTTGGATCTGACCTCTTAGAGATACGCTCTGCCAGTGTCAGGAAGCCAAACCTGAACAGCATGTTCAGCAGCATGGATAAAAGACACAAGAGAAAGAGCTGTGGGGGTTAAGTTTAAGCTTGTTGTTCAGTTGAAGGGAATTGATTTTGTTGCTCCAGGCCTGGCTTCTCGGCAGCTAGTGCATTAACTGAAATACATCAGGGGGTGGAGCCAATTTGTTTTAGGTCTGGTTTATATCTGCCAGACCCCAAACCACTGAAGAGATGGAGTATCCATTAAGaacaaccccctccccctcttgACTCTTGTTCCCCAGTTTGGCAGCTGCCCACAGAGATGAACGGTGGGAAGtgggagagacaggaaggaatAAAGAGCTGCTGGCCTGAGTCAGACTTAGCAAGGTGACCTGATGGGGCCCTTGGGTCCCATTTGCTCCACCTGCAACTGATCCAGCTGGACAAGCCTAGGGTCCAGAGAGCCTTCCACTGGGACCTTCATGCCCTGCTCCAACTGGTGAAGGAAACATCTGGCCAGGAGATTATTTcaaccctggggatcctgaggtTTCCAACCAGCTGGCCCCCAGTCCCTGAGAACAAGGTCATTATTCACATTCCCCTGTGTATACATATGCAAGATGCTTGTGAATTGTTCTCTATCTTCAGTGAGAgctaaacaaagaagaaatagttgAGAAGTAAATATAGGGAACTTCTTGGCAGGAAAAAGTGTAAGATCTTGGATCGGGTTACTTGAGGGAGGCCAAGAATCTTTCTAGAGCAGGGAATGTATCAGGATCACCTGGAGCGTTTAAAAAATGTGGACTCCCCATCTCTCCTATCCTCTTTTCCATTCTGATATACATAGCAACAGGTGGAAGTCTGGTGTTTTGAAAAATCTCCCCAGTGACTCTGATGTGTATGCTGTGTTCCCTTTCCCCAACTCAAGTGAGAACCATCACcctggacaatttttttttctttaaggagatATAATTCAACATACCCAGACAGGCACCAGtgtttttttccatgtaaagtcTTAATGCTAAATGCTTCAAGCTCAATGAAAATTTCCACTGGAGGCAGATCCCTGAGAACCTGAATCAAGGAAAGAGagctacttttctttctttcttcttcttcttctttttttttttttttgagaactacTTTTCTAAAAACCATTATGTTCTCTGGAAACCATGCATTTCCTGGAAAATCCCTCAGAGTTTCACTGGCATCATTTAATTTATACTTACCATGCTGAACAAGGATAAAAGTGGCTTTCTGTTtgagaaaatagtatttaaagaAGTTAATACTTAGGTAGCAAATTGGAGCAGAGCAGAGAATATGGGTCAGAGCTCCTGACTCTCACCCCTGGGCTTTATGCACTGGTgctattgatttttccttttcctcttgaaGATGAAATGCTATCACAATGCTTTTCAGAGTGGCCCATGAACCACTTGCATAAGAATTACCTGGGGTGCTTGTTAGGGCCATTCTAAGCATACTGAATCAGAACTGATGCCCTCCACTCTATATTTTACACAGCCTCTcagactgatttatttttttaaatatagtataaaatagTTCAGATGTATGCACCACTCagcttaagaaatagaatattaccaATACAGTTATAGTGTCCTTCATATCGTGATCATATTCCCTTGTTCCTATAGGAAAGGTAACTACTGTCTTTGATTTGTGTTTATCATTCTCCAGCATGATTCCAGTACACGCTAAAATTTGAGAACCTCTGCTCAGTTTCATTCATagtgttgctttttttctagaattccctttttttccatctctgtctgtAAACATCTGCCTATTTCTCAAAGTTCATGTCAAATGCAGCCTCTGTGTGAAGTCTCCCCTGATCTATTTTAAATGTCTCTCACAGAAGTAAATTGTCTTATAACTCCGAGAGAGAATATGGGGTCAAATGAATGGGACAGTTGAGTGGGGAGCTCCCTGGGAAGGGAAAGCTGAGATTATAGCTGGAGGGCAGACTTATAAATTTTCTACTGTGTTTGAGTTGAAGTTGTTCTAAGAgcaataaatgagcaaataacaAATTAACCCATACTAGACTTCTGCTCAGGTAGTAAATTCAAACTACCTAATAACCATATTTGGACAGATATTTGGGGATCAGGTTGGGCGTGTAATAAAATGATTGCACACTCAAAATTTGTACTTGTGAATGGCTGTGGAGGAAGCAAAGGGGGTTGGTTAACACCCAGGGAGGGGGCTTTCTCTGCGCAGAGACAAAGATTTGGCATCTGCCTAACGGAGAATGTGCGGTTAGGAGGAGGCTATACAACTGTTGGGATATGGAGAAGTAGTAATTCTGGCATCAGGGGAAGGTTGACTGTAGCTGGGAAGTAGCTGCAAGGAGGGTTCCAAGTTCTGTCCAAGAAGGTGTGTCTGAGGTTTTGTATGGGAGTTGAGGTTGCCTGCCACAAGGGCTGAAACAGAGTAAAGTGTTTAACGCCAGGCCTCTGCTTGGTCAGAGAAGTGAATTCAAACCATAGCAACCATGTTTGGGGAGGACATTTGGTACATTTTGCATTAGGGGATTCTTGTGGAAAGAAAAGCTGAGGAAGGGAAACAAGATGGCAGCCCTACTGGTCACTGTATAGTAGGGAAGTAAGGATAGTAACATATtctaaagagctttttttttcccctttctagaGGCAGATGAGAATAAGAAAGTACCCAGCTGAACCAAGGGACATATGTGGCTGGAGGGGTAATAAAACCAGGAGTTAGCTATAGCACTTAGAGAAGGCGGAATGCATATTCCTAGGCTACAGTTACCGAATCAAATATCTCTGACTAAGGTCTAAGAATCTACATGTTTTAATAAGCCCACTCTTCCAGAAGGTGGCAAGACCTGACACTGGCAAATGACTTCTGCATTTCTGTTTGAAGCTCATCTTCAAAATCCTAAATTTATGAGAACTGTTGGAAACAAATATAATTGAGGATAAATTACCCtgtgacttcatttttaaaataagtctccCAGCTATGAGCAAATGTGATGGAATCAGCTGTCAGTTACAAGTCAAACATCTCCATGAAGCATGTGTACAACCTACTGCGCTCATCTGTCTaaaaggcaggagggagg from Neomonachus schauinslandi chromosome X, ASM220157v2, whole genome shotgun sequence encodes the following:
- the LHFPL1 gene encoding LHFPL tetraspan subfamily member 1 protein; protein product: MRSSLTLVGTLWAFLSLVTAVASSTSYFLPYWLFGSQLGKPVSFSTFRRCNYPVRGEGHSLIMVEECGRYASFSAIPSLAWQMCTVVTGAGCALLLLVALAAVLGCCMEELISRMTGRCMGAAQFVGGLLISSGCALYPLGWNSPEIMQTCGNVSNQFRLGTCRLGWAYYCAGGGAAAAMLICTWLSCFAGRNPKPVMLAESIMRNTNSYSMELDHCLKP